The Pogona vitticeps strain Pit_001003342236 chromosome 6, PviZW2.1, whole genome shotgun sequence genome contains a region encoding:
- the LIMD2 gene encoding LIM domain-containing protein 2 isoform X1 encodes MFQAKGPAGTTSTNESKSNSGASTVQRSKSFSLKAQVKETCSACQKTVYPMERLVADKFVFHNSCFCCKHCRTKLSLGSYAALHGEFYCKPHFQQLFKSKGNYDEGFGRKQHKQLWLQKEVENGTDTA; translated from the exons ATGTTCCAAGCCAAGGGTCCAGCTGGTACAACCTCTACTAAT GAGTCAAAGAGCAACTCAGGGGCATCGACTGTGCAGAGATCCAAG TCATTCAGCCTGAAGGCCCAGGTGAAGGAAACATGCAGCGCTTGCCAGAAAACCGTCTACCCCATGGAGCGCCTGGTGGCTGATAAATTTGTCTTCCATAACTCCTGCTTTTGCTGCAAGCACTGCCGCACCAAGCTAAG cCTGGGTAGTTACGCAGCTCTCCATGGGGAATTCTACTGCAAGCCACACTTCCAACAGCTATTCAAGAGCAAAGGCAACTATGATGAAGGTTTTGGACGCAAACAGCACAAGCAGCTCTGGCTGCAGAAAGAGGTGGAGAATGGGACGGATACAGCATGA
- the LIMD2 gene encoding LIM domain-containing protein 2 isoform X2, producing MRVHEKKLLKLSPSTPSFESFSLKAQVKETCSACQKTVYPMERLVADKFVFHNSCFCCKHCRTKLSLGSYAALHGEFYCKPHFQQLFKSKGNYDEGFGRKQHKQLWLQKEVENGTDTA from the exons ATGAGGGTACATGAGAAGAAGCTGCTCAAGCTTTCTCCTTCTACTCCCTCTTTTGAG TCATTCAGCCTGAAGGCCCAGGTGAAGGAAACATGCAGCGCTTGCCAGAAAACCGTCTACCCCATGGAGCGCCTGGTGGCTGATAAATTTGTCTTCCATAACTCCTGCTTTTGCTGCAAGCACTGCCGCACCAAGCTAAG cCTGGGTAGTTACGCAGCTCTCCATGGGGAATTCTACTGCAAGCCACACTTCCAACAGCTATTCAAGAGCAAAGGCAACTATGATGAAGGTTTTGGACGCAAACAGCACAAGCAGCTCTGGCTGCAGAAAGAGGTGGAGAATGGGACGGATACAGCATGA